Genomic window (Jeotgalibaca ciconiae):
TATGGTGGTAATATTCCATTCATTCGATCCGGTGAAATAAATGATGATAAAACTGAGCTATTCATAACAGAAGAAGGTTTAAATAACTCATCAGCCAAAATGGTATCAAAAGGTGATATTTTATATGCCTTATACGGTGCAACAAGTGGAGAAGTTGGTATTTCTAAAATTAATGGAGCAATTAATCAAGCGATCTTAGCCATTAAACTTAAAGAAGATGATGATTCATACTTAATAACTCAATGGTTTAAAAAACAAAAGGACTCAATTATTGCGACCTATTTGCAAGGTGGTCAAGGAAATTTATCAGGAAGTATTGTTAAAGAATTGACACTACAGTTACCCATTGATAAGAATGAGCAACAAAAAATCGGTGCCTTCTTCAAGTCTTTAGATGATACTATCGACCTTCATCAGAACAAATTAGAACAATTACGAAATATAAAAAATGGGCTTCTACAAAAGATGTTTATTTAAAAATATCAAGTTATTCTCGAAAAACTCCTATCAAATCATCTAACCAATGAAATTGATAGGAGTTTTTGAATTAAATAATAATATTTTATACAAGCATAGCTAAATGACGAATAATTTTATCATTGTCCTGATTTTCCAATTCTTGAATAATATGTAAATAAGTCTCTTGGGTTGTAGTCATGCTAGAATGTCCTAGTCTTCTTGCAACGCTCGCGATTGAAACACCGGCGAAAAGTAGTAATGATGCATGAGTATGTCTTAAGCTATGGATTGTAATGATTGGAATATCTGCTTTTGTACATAATACTTTGAGTCGATTGTTTATCGTGGAGTTAAACACTCTGTTCATAACAAAAATTGGTTTTTCTTCGTCTAAATCTTTTACTAACTGTGAGAACTGCATTGCTGTTTGCCAATCAATCGGAATTTTTCGATTGGAAGATTCATTTTTTGTTGGTTGAAATTCTCCAATGCTATTTTTATAATTCCAAGTCTTAGTTACCGACAAATTTTGATTAAAAAAATCAAAATCTTGTGGGGTAAGTGCTAATGCTTCAGAAAAACGAAGTCCAGTTTTAGCAACAAGTAAAATAAACCAATCCCAATTTAGTTCGTTGGTTAAATTTAACTGCTTTAATAAAGATTGCAATTCGAATTGGTTTAAAAATTTCGGTCTTTTCTCTTTTGGTTCTTTACCTTTAATAATAATCTTCCGTGTAGGGTTATTATCGATTAACCCTTCTTCAAGTGCATCCAGAATAGCACCTTTAATTTGATGATGAAAGTCCATTGTTGTTTGTTTTTCATGAGTTAATGCATAACTGTTCAATAATCTTTGATAAGTAGTTCTACTTAGATCACACAAACGTAAGTCCGATGCTAGCTCTACAATTCTCTGATGAGTCATATAATACTTGTCCAAGGTGACTTTCCTCACCGCTCCGACCTTGTATAATTCCACCCATTCTTCGAAGTAATCATGAAACAATTGTGTTTTTCTTTTCCTATTGACCAATAAAAAAACCTCCTAATGTAGTTTGATGATTGCTCATCTATTCTACATATTAGGAGATTTTAAAATATTAAAGAAATTAAATGAACATTTTTTGTAGAAGACCACTTTTCAATAATTGTAGTTGTTCTAGTTTCTTCTGATGAAGAGCGACGGTGTCATCTATAACTTTGAAGATGCATCCGATTTTTTCTTGTTCTTCAATACTTGGAGACGGAATAGGCATTGTCTTAAAAACAGAATCTTTAATTGCAAAACGATCTGCTCGTGCCCCAGAGTCCCCCTGTAATTTCATAAATCGATGCCAAATAGTTGTATCAAAATAATATTCTAAGAATGTTTTATCAATATTATGTGTCCTAAAAATATAGTAAAGTGGAGACATTACCCCAGTTCTTCCTAGTTTATTCCGTTTAATTGGTCCAACTGGTGCATAATTAGAAATTCTTGGATTGTAAACAAAGTCATCTTTTCGAACAACGTAATATCCGTTTAAATTCTTTTTGTTTGATATATCTTTATCAAAAAATTCACGCTGATTAATAATTCCATATTCTGCCGAATTAGTTAAAGTTTCAGTGAATTCATTATTTATATTTTTTTCGGTAACTTTATCAGATATTTCATCTAGCTTACGCTGTTCCCACTCTGCTTGGAAATTTGCAAACCGTATTTCCGGCACGTTTTCCTGATTTTTGGGGAATAATTTCTGCAAAAAGCCTTTCTTCAATTGCTTCAATGTTTCTAATTTTCGCTGATGAAGAGCGATAGTTTTTTCTATACGAAGCAATAAACTTCCAGTTTTAACCTGTTCTTCGTACGAAGGAAATAATGTTGTAAAGTTCATAATATTTTTGACACTGATACCAAAAACTTTCATACCTGTACCTACTCTATATCCATGTCTTCTAAACGTTTGGGTATTTATCAGGTAATACAAATAAATAGAGTCTACTTCTATAGGTCTAATTGCTATTGTGTGGAGACCAGCAACAATTTGAAAAGCCATATCTTCTATTATAATTGATGGTGTAGCTATTCCTTGATAATCTTCAGAAGCATCTGCAAGAATTAAGTCTCCTTTTTGTAGACTTTCATATATGCCATTTTTAATAGTTGGTAAATTTGATTTTCTTGTAATTTTATCAGCTACTTTTGTATGTATGTCACCGTAATGTATATACTTGATTCCAGTCTCCTCTGATGTTTCAACATCTCGCGAAAGTGAGTATGACTTTAGTCTATCAACCATATCTCCAAGCTTACGCTGTTCCCACTCATCTTCGAACCCTTTAAACCTTACCACTGGTGCTTTTTTATCCAAGGAAAACACCTTCCTTAGATTCCATCTTTGTGAGGAAGTTAATAAATTGGTCTAGTTCTTCTTGTGCTTCGGGAGTGGTCGCGGTTAATTCTTGTACCATTTCGATAAGAGCTGCATTGGATTCTTCGATTTGTTTATCAATTTCTTCAAGCTCTTTTGCAACTTCAGCCAATGAGATTGGCTCTTCCTCCTCAAATGTATCTACATAACGAGGAATATTTAAATTAAAATCATTTTCAATTATTTCATCAAAGGATGCTAAGTGAGAGTATTTTTCAATGTCTTTTCTTTGTCTATAAGTATCCAAAATCTTTTGAATATGCTGATCTTCTAGGTTATTTTGATTTTTAGCTTTCGTGAATTCATTAGAGGCATCAATAAACAGAACGTCTTTTGACTCTCTGTTTTTCTTTAGAATAATAACAGTAGTTGGAATACTGGTATTAAAGAAAATATTTGCTGGTAGTCCAATAACAGTGTCAATAGCCCCATTTTCCAATAGAATCTTCCGAATTTTCCCTTCAGAAGCTCCACGGAATAATACTCCATGTGGCAGAACAATTGCCATCACCCCTGTATCTTTCAAATGATAATAACCATGCAATAAAAATGAAAAGTCAGCCTTTGATTTAGGAGCTAGGACACCATATATAGAAAAACGTGGGTCATCTAAAAATCCTTTGTCTGCAGTCCACTTTGCACTATAAGGTGGATTCATTAATACTGCGTCGAAGTTTGTTGGCTCTTCTGTCGGCCAATCTGCATCCAATGTATCACCATTATGAAGATGTTGGTTTGCAACATCTACTCCGTGCAGTATCATATTCATACGAGCCAGGTTATAAGTTGAAGTATTTAACTCTTGACCAAAATAATTGATTGTTCCAGGTTCATTAGAGTATTTTTTAGCATTTAATAAAAGTGATCCTGACCCCATTGCAGCATCATAGACACTAAAGCCTTTTTGGTCCTCTTTTCCCGTTAGAACAATCTGAGTCATCAAAGTAGAAATTGATTGGGGAGTATAGAACTCACCAGCTTTCTTACCTGAATCTGAGGCAAATTGACCGATTAGATACTCATAAGCATCTCCAAGAGCATCCCCTTTATGCGCAATATCTAAGGTAGCCAATTCCTTCATAACTGCAGAAATTGTTTGATTTTGTTTTTGAGCTGAAGCACCTAGCCGTTTGGAATATAAATCAACATCTTCAAATAGGTTTTCAAATAATTCACTACTTTGTTCAATATTCCGGAAGCCTTGTGCTAAGTCTTCTAATTGAAATCTACCTTTATGAATTCTTTGAACAAGCGCAGTAAATGTTAAATTTGGTTCTAAAGCGTAAGAAAAATCATATCTTAATCCTTCAATTAAATCTTCTTTAATTTCCGGGTCATTGAATGCGTCTACATAGATTTGCTGAGCTTCATTTAAATCAGAAACATTTTCCTCTAATAAATCCACCGCATGATAAAGCATTCTATCAGATAAATACTTATAAAAAATAAGCCCTAACAAATAGTTCTTATACTCACTAGCATCCATTTTTGAACGCAAAATATCAGCGCTATTCCATAGCGCTTGGTATAGTGTCTTTGATTGTTTCTCTTCCATAAAATGCTCCTTTAATATTCCTTATTTTTAGTCATATAATTCCTATTATACCTTACGCTTTAATAAAGCGAAAGTAAGCTTTAGATTTTTAAAAAAATGGCTCAGCGATGGCGTGTACGCCTTCATCATTGAGCCATTTTTTCTATCACTTTAATTTCTCTCTCTCAAAAATAAAGCTAATATCTTCCATCCAATCAAGTATCTTTGAATCCCTTCGCTCCATCCCAATACGGTTAAACATCCAGCTGCACATATGCTGTCTCTTACTATCAGTAATCTCTGTTTTCCACATTAGTAAACAAACAAGCGTGCAATCTCTTTGCTCCAATGGCAAACTTCTATTACAATCAATCTCACAATACAAAGCCTTATCATAATTAACTAGGACATATTGTTCATTTAACTCTTGCCACATTGCAGGTAATCTTTCATACCAACATTCATCTAACATGTAGTAGCCGCCTCTATCTTGGTAGCTTAGTAAATGTTCCGTGTAATCTTCATAATCTTTCCTCAAATAATAGTCATCTATTAAATTCGGATCATCCGTATCAAGAATATCAATTATAAAATAATCATTCAGATTGGAAAAACGATCCCCTTTCCACTCATCTTTTAACAATATCAATAATTCATAAAGATAACTATTTCCTGACCACGAATGTTCCCTTTCTTTAAACCCCTGTCCATAATTAAGCGGACTAAAGTGAAACTTCTTACTGACATTATGGATTGAATAATAAAGTCCTGGCATACAAAACACCTCTTCTGTTTTTATTTTACCAACACCTATAACATACGTGTTTTCTGTATTTTCCATTTTAAAAGTTTGTTCCCCTTTACAATTCGAACATATGTTCCTATACTAGAAGTAATATAAAAACTTATCGAAAAGGAGGCGGGTTCTTTATGGATTCAACCGGAGTATTAAAAAGAATGTTTGGTGAATTCGAGTTATCGCGATTAGAAGAATGGAATAAGGATTATGAAGGTATCATTTTTAATACGAATGATTCAAGACTCACAGTAAGAAGTCGATTAGCTAAGAAAACACCCAAAAAGGCGGTATATTTTGTATCTTTCTGGGAAAAAAACGAATCTGGAAATAATGTGGCATTTAAATATGATAATAGTCCTGAATTACTTGCTATAGTCATTATTGACTTAAATAGACAAGGCATTTTTCTTCTAGATAAAGATGTTTGTGTTAAGAGAAACATTTTATCTAATGAAAAACAATCAGGGAAAATGGCTATGAGGTTTTACCCACCTTGGTGTTCACGGCTAAATGCCACCGCTCAGAAAACGCAGGCATGGCAACTAAACTACTTTAAAGATTATTCAAAGTGAGCGCCTAAGGAGGATTGATGGTGATGTTTGATTATTCATTGGAAAGAAGCGAGGATATTCTTTGCATCGATGTAAAATCATTTTTCGCTTCTGTGGAGTGTGTCGACCGGGGCTATCACCCACTCAAAAAACTCTTAGTTGTGATGAGCCATGCTGAAAATGCAGGAGGTTTGGTTTTAGCAGCCTCACCGATGGCAAAAAAAGTACTCGGCATTAGTAACGTCTCTCGTAAATATGAAATTCCGCCCCACCCCGAGTTAGAAATCGTGCCACCCAGAATGAATCGCTACATTGAAAAAAACACAGAAATTAATCATATTTATCGAGAATATGTGAGCGATGAAGATTTGTATATTTACAGCATTGATGAATCGTTTTTATCGATTCGTCCTAGTTTAGAATTATTTAAAACAAATTCGGCCTATGAGCTAGCTAAAATGATTCAACGTCATGTTTATCGACAAACTGGTTTATACGTAACGATCGGAATCGGCGATAATATGCTGCTTGCCAAACTAGCTTTGGACAATGAAGCAAAAAATAATAAAGATTTCATTGCTGAATGGCGATACGAAGACGTACCGAACACCGTTTGGAAAATCAAAGAATTATCCGATATGTGGGGAATTGGCAGACGGACAGAACAAAACTTGATTAATTCAGGAATTTACTCTGTTTATGATTTAGCACACACGAATTTCTATCACTTAAGGCAGACCATGGGAGTTATTGGAGAGCAACTTTATGCGAATGCATGGGGGATTGACCGTAGTAATATCCGGATACGATACAAACCGTTAGAAAAAAGTTACGGAAATTCTCAAGTATTGCCTAAAGATTATACAAATCGGAACGAAATAAAAATCGTTATCCGAGAAATTGCAGAACAAGTCGCAACCAGGATTCGAAAACGACATTGCCAAACTGGCTGTGTGAGCTTGTATATTGGCTACTCGCAATATGAAATTGAACGAGGCTTTTCTCGGCAGATGAAAATTCCTGTTACTTCCAATTCAAAAAAGCTTATTCAATACTGCTTGCAGTTATTTGATAAACATTATGGGGGACAAGCTGTTCGGAATATCGGTATTTCCTATTCAAAACTCTCCTATACGACCGATATTCAATTGGACTTATTTGAAGATCCCGAGCAGCAAATCGCCAACGAGCGTTTGGATTACTTGGTAGATAAAATCAGGAAGAAATATGGATTCAAATCATTAATGCATGCCAGCAGCCTACTGGAAGGCGCAACAGCAATTGATCGCACCAGCTTAGTTGGCGGGCATGCTGGCGGAATGGATGGGATGAAATGACAAAGTATTTAAATGATGAATATCGTGATCGTGGAATGAAAAAATGGGGTGGTTTTTTTTTATCCGAGCACTCTTCCGAACAAGAAATATATGCTCAGAAACAATTAAAGATAAATAGCCAAAAACCTCAGATGGAAACTTACGAGATCGGAAGGATCCTGCAAGAAGCTAAAATTAAGAACAGGAAAATTGCAATTCAACTGGAAGCAGTCGACAGCGAAGGAAATTATTATGATGATGTAATAGGTTTTTTGAAAGGTGCGGATTCCATGGGCATATATGTTGAAAATGAAAAGATTCATTATGATGAAATAAGAAACGTAGAGTTGGTGGACCATATGAAATGGAGTGAATAAGTATAATTATTTCGAGGATTCAACCTCCAAAATTATCGTTAATCATTAATTTTTTATTGAATCTTATTAATTTTAGTCATATAATACATGTAACCAGATTAAGGAGTGATATCTTATGAATATGAAAAGGTTTCAGGTTGTATGTAAAGTAGCTGCTGTCTTATTAAAAATCTTAGCTATTATGGCATTATGCATGGTGGTGTTCGGGCTTTTCTTTATACTTTTCACTAAATCCAATATGTATTTTACTATTGATGTTTCAAGTAGGAGCTTTATTTTCTTTGTAAAAAACCATCCTACTGAGGCAGAAGAAAATTTGGCTGCTCTTATTCTATCTCCTCCACTTTTAATCGTTTCTGCTTATACTTTTTGGAGAGGTAGTTCACTTTTTGAACGATTAATGGATGGAGGCACTCCTTTTTCATTTGATTTTGCACAATCAGTCAAGGGGCTTAGTCTTATTATTATGATGATGGATATTTTAACTCCCTTGCTCTATTCACTCATTTTAACGATTATTATGAAAGCTGGACATTATTTTACATTTGGCTTATCTAGCTATTTTTTTATTGGTCTCCTCCTCTATATTGTAGCAGAGATTTTACATTACGGAGTCAACTTGCAACAGCTATCCGATGAGACTGTTTAAGGAGGTTCGAGAATGCCAATCATTATAAATCTGGACCAAGTCATGGCTGAGAAAAAAGTACTGCTAAAAGATTTGGCTAATGAAATCGGAATCTCCAATGTAAATCTATCAAAGCTCAAAACTGGTAAAGTAGCTGCTATACGTTTTTCAACACTTGAAGCGATTTGTAAAGCCTTGAATTGTCAGCCAGGAGATATTTTGGAATATGTAAACGAAGAAAGTAGGAATCCTCAAAATGAGCATGAAAGATAAATAATATTTTTATTGTAAAATCGATGTCCTATATAGAGGTGATTACATGGAACTATTAAAAAAACAATTTGCAATCGACTTAGGTTGTCCGGTGTCGGCATTTGAGAATAATGAAAATTTGTTCATAACGGCAAATGCTAATAATGATATGCGTTACTGGACCAGAAATAACGGAACAATTATTTGTCATGAGGGACATATTTATTGTCGGACGGATAACAGCGAACTTACCAAAAAATTGCAAGAAACATATCAAACAACGCCTGCCGACTGGTTCACAGAGGTAAAGAATATTAAGAAATTGACAACTATTTTAAGTGAGTTCAATTATGAAATTATCAATGCTTCCCCTTTTTTAATCCCTTGCAAACAATCAGTGGAATTCATGGAAAATGAACATTTTGTGTATTATTCTGAAGAAGAAATAGAACAATTTAAAGGCGATAAACGATTTTCTCAGTCCTTCTGCTTTAGTGAAACTGACCCGGATAAAATAGCCATTGCTTACGTAGAAAATGGCGAGATTTTAGCTATGTCCGGTGCTAATAAGAACGGCCGACATACTTGGGAAATCGGCATTGAAATCATTGGAAATCATCAAGGGAAAGGTTTAGCGACACGATTGGTTAGAGCAATTACTCAAAAGATTATTGAATTGGGCCAGGGTGAGATTCTTCCCATTTATGGCACTCAATTCACCCACACAAAATCAATGAACGTTGCCATTAGAGCTGGCTATAAATTAGGCTGGACAGAGATTATGATTGCATCGTCTTTTACTAGGATATGATTAACATGTTGGGCTATTAATCCCAATATTCCATTATGAAAATCTATACTTTCTAGATTCATCGAAACTGTGATCAGTGTATTCTACTTTTCTAACTAAAGACCTGTTGAGAAATTTTATAAACTTTTTATTTACTTAAAAGGTACTCGCTTCCGTTTGTTTATTCTTACTTTTATTTTAACTATAATCAGATAGATGGTGGAAGAAACGAAACCGAAAAAACCAACATATAAAAGAAACCTTCCTAATGGATAATTCAATGCTAGCTCTTTTTGTACTCTTAATAGTTCTTCGCTGCCTATAGTATCAAAATCTTGAATCGGAATGAGAATTGTCCACAAAAAGTAACCAACAACGATGGCTATGACAGATAGCACCTGACATAAATGCATCCAATTTTTTGCACTTCTATTCATTGTGTAACCTTCTTTCTCTTTTATTTTGGCTGAATTTCATACAAACTATATATTAAAAATGATATTTTTTTCGTAATTATTTTATAAAAATGGTTTACGAAATCATCTGCCTTGATAGGAGAAATAAATCATCCCACCCTGCCATTTCTATATGCAGAGTGGGATGATTATTCTGTTTTTTATCTCTTATACCTTTGAGCTCTCTAAAATACGATCAATTTCAGCTAACTCTTCTGTCGTAAAATCCAGATTATATAATGCCTTTAGATTAGCTTCTAATTGACTAACCCTTGAAGCGCCAATCAACACACTCGAAACGACTGGTTGTCTTAAGTTCCAAGCTAGTGCCATTTCAGCTAAGGTTTGATTGCGTTTTTTAGCCATTTCGTTTAATTTCCGAACAGTATCAAGTGTCGGTTCTACTCGATCTTCTGAAAGAAATGGGCTATCTGTCCGATGAGCTCGAGAGTCTTCTGGAATTCCATTCAAATAGCGATCGGTCAAAAGCCCCTGGGCTAAAGGACTAAAGACAATTGCACCTAA
Coding sequences:
- a CDS encoding MepB family protein: MDSTGVLKRMFGEFELSRLEEWNKDYEGIIFNTNDSRLTVRSRLAKKTPKKAVYFVSFWEKNESGNNVAFKYDNSPELLAIVIIDLNRQGIFLLDKDVCVKRNILSNEKQSGKMAMRFYPPWCSRLNATAQKTQAWQLNYFKDYSK
- a CDS encoding DUF2975 domain-containing protein, yielding MNMKRFQVVCKVAAVLLKILAIMALCMVVFGLFFILFTKSNMYFTIDVSSRSFIFFVKNHPTEAEENLAALILSPPLLIVSAYTFWRGSSLFERLMDGGTPFSFDFAQSVKGLSLIIMMMDILTPLLYSLILTIIMKAGHYFTFGLSSYFFIGLLLYIVAEILHYGVNLQQLSDETV
- a CDS encoding restriction endonuclease subunit S, whose translation is MDKKAPVVRFKGFEDEWEQRKLGDMVDRLKSYSLSRDVETSEETGIKYIHYGDIHTKVADKITRKSNLPTIKNGIYESLQKGDLILADASEDYQGIATPSIIIEDMAFQIVAGLHTIAIRPIEVDSIYLYYLINTQTFRRHGYRVGTGMKVFGISVKNIMNFTTLFPSYEEQVKTGSLLLRIEKTIALHQRKLETLKQLKKGFLQKLFPKNQENVPEIRFANFQAEWEQRKLDEISDKVTEKNINNEFTETLTNSAEYGIINQREFFDKDISNKKNLNGYYVVRKDDFVYNPRISNYAPVGPIKRNKLGRTGVMSPLYYIFRTHNIDKTFLEYYFDTTIWHRFMKLQGDSGARADRFAIKDSVFKTMPIPSPSIEEQEKIGCIFKVIDDTVALHQKKLEQLQLLKSGLLQKMFI
- a CDS encoding site-specific integrase; this encodes MVNRKRKTQLFHDYFEEWVELYKVGAVRKVTLDKYYMTHQRIVELASDLRLCDLSRTTYQRLLNSYALTHEKQTTMDFHHQIKGAILDALEEGLIDNNPTRKIIIKGKEPKEKRPKFLNQFELQSLLKQLNLTNELNWDWFILLVAKTGLRFSEALALTPQDFDFFNQNLSVTKTWNYKNSIGEFQPTKNESSNRKIPIDWQTAMQFSQLVKDLDEEKPIFVMNRVFNSTINNRLKVLCTKADIPIITIHSLRHTHASLLLFAGVSIASVARRLGHSSMTTTQETYLHIIQELENQDNDKIIRHLAMLV
- a CDS encoding GNAT family N-acetyltransferase; translation: MELLKKQFAIDLGCPVSAFENNENLFITANANNDMRYWTRNNGTIICHEGHIYCRTDNSELTKKLQETYQTTPADWFTEVKNIKKLTTILSEFNYEIINASPFLIPCKQSVEFMENEHFVYYSEEEIEQFKGDKRFSQSFCFSETDPDKIAIAYVENGEILAMSGANKNGRHTWEIGIEIIGNHQGKGLATRLVRAITQKIIELGQGEILPIYGTQFTHTKSMNVAIRAGYKLGWTEIMIASSFTRI
- a CDS encoding type I restriction-modification system subunit M is translated as MEEKQSKTLYQALWNSADILRSKMDASEYKNYLLGLIFYKYLSDRMLYHAVDLLEENVSDLNEAQQIYVDAFNDPEIKEDLIEGLRYDFSYALEPNLTFTALVQRIHKGRFQLEDLAQGFRNIEQSSELFENLFEDVDLYSKRLGASAQKQNQTISAVMKELATLDIAHKGDALGDAYEYLIGQFASDSGKKAGEFYTPQSISTLMTQIVLTGKEDQKGFSVYDAAMGSGSLLLNAKKYSNEPGTINYFGQELNTSTYNLARMNMILHGVDVANQHLHNGDTLDADWPTEEPTNFDAVLMNPPYSAKWTADKGFLDDPRFSIYGVLAPKSKADFSFLLHGYYHLKDTGVMAIVLPHGVLFRGASEGKIRKILLENGAIDTVIGLPANIFFNTSIPTTVIILKKNRESKDVLFIDASNEFTKAKNQNNLEDQHIQKILDTYRQRKDIEKYSHLASFDEIIENDFNLNIPRYVDTFEEEEPISLAEVAKELEEIDKQIEESNAALIEMVQELTATTPEAQEELDQFINFLTKMESKEGVFLG
- a CDS encoding helix-turn-helix domain-containing protein produces the protein MPIIINLDQVMAEKKVLLKDLANEIGISNVNLSKLKTGKVAAIRFSTLEAICKALNCQPGDILEYVNEESRNPQNEHER
- a CDS encoding Y-family DNA polymerase, which translates into the protein MMVMFDYSLERSEDILCIDVKSFFASVECVDRGYHPLKKLLVVMSHAENAGGLVLAASPMAKKVLGISNVSRKYEIPPHPELEIVPPRMNRYIEKNTEINHIYREYVSDEDLYIYSIDESFLSIRPSLELFKTNSAYELAKMIQRHVYRQTGLYVTIGIGDNMLLAKLALDNEAKNNKDFIAEWRYEDVPNTVWKIKELSDMWGIGRRTEQNLINSGIYSVYDLAHTNFYHLRQTMGVIGEQLYANAWGIDRSNIRIRYKPLEKSYGNSQVLPKDYTNRNEIKIVIREIAEQVATRIRKRHCQTGCVSLYIGYSQYEIERGFSRQMKIPVTSNSKKLIQYCLQLFDKHYGGQAVRNIGISYSKLSYTTDIQLDLFEDPEQQIANERLDYLVDKIRKKYGFKSLMHASSLLEGATAIDRTSLVGGHAGGMDGMK